The genomic window CTGATAAGCGTTCCTTCCCAATATCCAACCAAAATCTTTCTGCCTGCAGTGTAACCCCATTAGATCTCATTCTGCTTTCTGGAGCAAGAACAGACctttgccctcttccatgtgACATCCCTTTGAGTATATGAACAGTGCTATCATGTTCCCATTCAGCCTCTCTTCTCCAGGCGAAACATACCGGAGTTCCCTCAGCATATCCTCATCAGACTTGTTTTCAAGACCCCTGACCGTCTTTATTGCCCTTCTctgcacctgctgcagtttgGATGCATCCTTCTTAAATTGTACCCCCAGAATTGGATACTGGACTCTAGATGAGGTCTGACTGGCACACTCACATGTGCTAATTGTACAAGGAAGAAAGCCCCAGGACATCATGAAGAACAAGCCCTGCCCATGCCAGGAACCTTGCACTTGTTAGTGCTTGTACATCAGCATGGGCAGTGAGCAAGGCAGGATGTGGCCAAGAGGAGGAGCTTTTGTTTGAATCAATGAGAGGTTTCCAAACGGCAGATGTCACCATTAGGGCCTCCTGCTTCTGCATCACACTCGAGAAGCAACGGCATACATCTTGCAAGCGACTGTCCGCGAGTGGAACCGTGGGCGCTGGGGTCTTCTGGAGGGTGCCGCACCTGCTTCAGACAGAAAAATGAACACGGGCAAAGACTGAATGCGGGTAGCCTGCGAGAGCATTTAGAACACTTTGGCAGACCTGATTTTGAGGCAGTCCTGAACATCAGCCCTGCAAAGGAGTTTGGTGCTAACCCCATGTGGCAGGTGGGAAAGGGCACCTGAGAACAAAACTGAAGACTTTCCCTTTAAGCTTCAACTCTCTAGGCAGAGATAAAGATTCCAGAAGGGATGATCTCTGCAGAGGTTTTTAGGGCCTGCCTCTGACTCTTCCAGGTGCAACACGGTCTCTTGAAGCTGTCCATGGTACTGATTCCATGACCTAGTCTTGCCCAACCTATACTGCCCTTTGCAGATTTCCATTCATGATCTGAACATGACATCATAGTTATGAACTAAACCATACATTACTATTAAGCACATTTtttgttagggcgcaatcctaaccccttatgtcagttccagcactcagacagacagacagacagacagacagacagacagacagacagacagacagacagacagacagatagatagatagatagatagatagatagatagatagatagatagatagatagatagatagatagatagatagatagcactgacataagggcaatgcagctctgagttaacaagcattcacttactttgaggatgcctccgtgagtaacacccaactgcaggattcagcacacgtcccattggcacctctatgccagtgctggaaagcactgacataaggggttaagattgtgcccttagtgtttttttcttttcaaatgttaAATAGCAGCTGGATTGGAGATCTCTCCAGATCACAACTGTGAAGTGGGCATTCATTCTACTATGGCCCCAGTTGTCCCCCATATTGGACATTTGccaagggggaaaaacaaaacctcTCACTTCTTTCCTTGGCAAATGTAGACGCCCCCTCGCTCCCCCCTTGTCCAATAGAAATATAGGGTGGATGCAATCCAGAACATGACAATGGATAGAGTAAaaaagggagggagtgggaaacAAGGTACTGAAATGGGACTTTTTTGCAAAGACTGGAAGGGTTTGAAGATGTCCTGGATTGAGTGTCCATGCATTGCCTTTCTGGGGGCCTGGTGATCCACCCTAACACCTGAATCTGAAGACGCAAGGGAGGCTCCTCAGACATCCTTCTCCACCTTATCTTTGTAGGTGCCTCACCAGAGCTGTCAGGGAGGGGGGTCTTCTCTCCCAACTCGTAAAACAGACCTTGACATTCTGCAAGGTGTGGGAGGCCAGAATTCCATCCCACAACAGAACCCCCTCTTGCAAAAGCATCACAGGGTCTGCTGTTGCTCCAGCAACAACCAGAATTGTGGCAACTTTTAACCACCAGTCAAGGGCTTACaatgcccctcccttgcatccaggTACCCACCAACtaagaccagcatttctcaaactgcagaTCGCACCCTGATTTTTGGCCATCACAAAGGCACAGACTGCATGGAAGCAAGCAGGCATTATGGCGCATGACaaggaagttgcttctgggttgcactggggtGCAATCCACTTCATTGGCCaagcaaaaattgggtcatgtcccacagtttgggagtgcATCTCATTCTGGAGCATGACACGACCGATGAAGTGAGTTGCACATCAGAGCTACCCAGCAGCGACTTCTGTTTTGCACCTCATAATGCCGTGCAGCCTGGTAGCGGGCCTGCAACCCACCATGGGTGacaaggtgggttgtgaaacctgaaggtttgggaaccgctgagctAGACTATCCTGCCATGGGATGAGTTTATTTAGATCCCAGCTAGGACACACCACCCCCATGACCTGCTTCACAGGACTGTTGAGATAAAACGTGGAGTGACCACGTACACCTCTCTGTGCTCCTAAGATGAGACGCTGAGATGAAAAGCTAAAGAATGGAAACTGTTTCTCTTGCATCACCTTGACTGACCTGTGAAGGTGTAGCGGCAGCAAGTCAACACAATGGAGGCCACAAAGCAGCCCGTGGAGCCTGCCATTCCTAGCCAGCAGGACCAGCCAAAGTCATAGTGAATGCCCAAGAAGACACTGTGCCATGCAAGGGTGGCTCTCTCCATGTAGACGTCAACAGCATACCACACGGAACCCACCAATCCAAGGACACCTGGAGGGAAAAGGCAGAAGATTGGCTGCCATAGCTCAGTAGAGCAGCacctttgcctgcagaaggttcggggttcaaaccctggcagcacctccaggtaggatTAAGAAAAGACTCTTCTCTATCTGAAACCCCTGGGAGCTGCTGACAGTCAGTGCAAGTCACACTGAGCTGCAGCCTGGAATGGCCTGATTCAGAAGGCAGCTTTCTACATTCTATATTAAAGCCGGATTCCCACAGTGGTGCATGCCTTACTTCCAACTCCAAGCACTAATCCAGACAAGTAGCACATCTTCAGCTTGGTCTGTGGCTTGTCCTTGAGAAACTTGATGCACTCGAGGCCCAACAAAAGCCAGCCCAGTGCAAAGCCCGAGAGGAGGTCAGCGGTGATAAGCAGTGCCCGTGTCACCACAATCTTCACTGCGGGGAGAGAACAGAGACAGACTGCATGCAAGAAGCAGGTCCCAAACTGAATCCCAAAAGCCTCCCTTGCTTAAATAACagagggccggcccatccatgaggccaactgaaaaagttgcctcaggaagcagattagtgtggggggggggcaatctctGTCCCCCTgcttgcttgcctccactgctcttccttctctttcaatTTCTGGGTAAGAAAAGAGAGAtgggggggacagagaggaagaggaaatgtggagtgctgagctagagcattggagagagggagaagcagaggctgatgcACCATCGgataaggggggggcagcattgttCTGCCACTTCAGGTGTGAAGaagacttgggccagccttgtaTACAGCCCTCAAACATATTGGAGCTGTTCATTTCTAATTCACATTTTATGGACCCTGTAGACTTAGAAAAATGATGTGATGTGGATCAGTGTAGTGACACAGGGGGAAGGGGTTTAGACTAACCCTTGAGCTCCTCATCAGTTGCTGAACTTAAAATCAGCCCCCTGAAACCACTATGAGCTGCAGAGTAGTAAATGAACGAGGCCAAAAATGATCTGAGGTTTTTGCCGAGAGGTTTGCTGCCCATCCAGCTGAGAAAGCAGAATAACACTGGAGGAAGTAGGGTCATTTCGGGCAAACTGGCAACCACACACAATGGTTAAGAAAAGCACCCTCCAAAAAGGGCTCTGGACAAGGCTCTCCTTCGTTGGCTTACAGGGGTGTTCAGCCAAAATGGAATCGTACTGATCACAAGTCTTGATGCCGTCTTGTATGTTGGTGACGCACTCCCTCCAGAGCCCCCTGCACTTGTGGCTGACCTGTAGAAAAAGGGAGATGTGAAGACGAGGAGACACTTGAGGTCCAGTCTCAGAAAGGCCAAGTTTGCAAGATGCTGGGGGAGCAgacatgacaacaagagacctgcatcctggtgccactcgcttgcacctggcattcagagataggctacttctaaaacccagaggttgcatccagtcatcatgtcttgtaacccgtgatggacttttctgccatcaatctatccaatccccttttcaaggcatctaagccaggttgtcatcaccacatcctattgTACATTGTAGCTTCTAGGACTCCACAAACATGTTCGTCTGCACACCGTGTAAGGTGCGCCCTAAGTCTCTCAAATTTATATGCTTGTTCTGCTCACCTCTAAGCTGTCATCGGCATTCACCATCCAGCAATCTGTCCAGGTGGCCACGACCAGAAAGAAGGTGGAGACGAGAGCCACACAAAAAGACAACAGCTGCAAAATTACGGCCATGGGGAAACCTGGGGAATGCCAGGATAAGCGCATGAGGCTCTAAGCCAGACCAGATCCAGTTTAAACCAACTTCACTGTCACAGTGTCCTCCCCATTGGTCAATTTCCCTGAGTTCTGCActggggtgttttttgttttgtttttttctgctccAATGGGAGATTTCTCTTCCCCTTTTAAAGCAAGAATAATTTGATTAAAAATATACCAAATGCCCCACCCCCAGTCAAATGTTCAGAGACTGCCTCGTTCCTGGGTACCACACACCTAGGAACACTGGGTACCTCTCTATATGTAGTAGAGAGTACATACATTGCAAAGCGTAGGGAGAGTATAACCTTGAGGGTCACCACAGGGCTTTTACCCccgagggccccccccccccccgcaatctgaaactgaaactgattaATGGCTTGAGGAAAGTTGAGTTATGCAGGCATGAAAATTAAATGTCTACCTTTACCCTTAGATTAGCTTTGTGCACAGATAAATTATAACCACTTCAGTCGAGAAGCCTGGGGCTTGGCATCAATGCTGTTTTGTGGccccctgagagagagagagagagagagagagagagagaattttgcaCAGCTAGTAAATAAAGGCAATTTTTGGAGTCATTTGGCCTTAGCGTTTGAGGTCAGAAGCCAGGCGGAAAAGCAGCTCATGTGTTTGGAAGAAAGTTAGACAATGCCACAATAGTGTACAGGGACATTTGGGGCAGAGGTTTGGTGAAAAGACTTTGTAAACTTCCTAGTGCCAAAGATCTTCTCATTGGACCCAGTGGGAAAGCAGCCCAATCTTGTCAGGGCTCTGATTGTCCCTGTTTTCATGGGATAGTCTCCTATATCTGACACCTGTTCCTGGGGAAGACCACCTGCAGGAGGTCTCAGGCTGGATCACTGGCACATTTCCAGATAGGAAAtgcaaaaccctggagagctgcttccagtccaTGTAGAGACACTGGCACACCTAGGAagtggcagcttcctatgttctcaCTGTCTCTACTTTTGCCTGTTTGGGGAAATGGGGGGAGTAGGAATCCAATTGCATCCGTTAACCTGAGCTAAGTGTGAACTGAAAATCATGTGGTTTTCTTAAATCTGAACTAGAACCAAACCCCTAAACCAGAATCCCCAGGGccacatcactcagtcttgctGTTATCAAGGGTTGGAGTGGGCCAGcactggcagggggttggactagatgacctccaataACCCTTCCAGCACGAACATCCTCTTTGTGATTCTACGATTCTACGAGCAATACATCGCCCTAAGACTATTCACAGCAGGAGAAAAATACaaggttttttttccagttttcgtATTTACAGTGGTGGGGCTAATGGCAAGAGAGACCCAGCCCAGCAGGAGGAAGGCCTGATGATGGGTGGATGtggggggagaaaaggaaggagCAAGGGGGGGGGTTGCATAAAATTATAATGCCACAGGGTTCATCCAGCcagtcaaaatgtgttggtgggcCAGAAGTGAAGTTTGGAGTCCCCTGCCCTAAGCACAAACAATTAGGATGTCATATTTATATATTCAAAGGAACAATATGAAAGACAAaaatagacacccccccccccacatatacacacacaggcTTGTGCACATGTCTTTCATATGTACAAAGTTTTGGTGAGTTCTGTCTTGAATCCTCAACCATCACAGTCAGATGAAGGCACTCACACAACACTTTTCCAAAGAGCAGAGTGCAAAGTTAAGAGGAAACGGGTGAGAAAATCCTGCCTAGCAGATTAGGGATTCTGAGAAGAACTTTATCAGGGTACAAAggttcttttgggtcccttcccttctcttctccattgGATCCTAATTCCATATGATGATggaatcataatttctatgaattacagtATATACAATTATGTAGGCTTATACAGAATGTGAGTGCTAGTCTTCACATAatgtatgcaaacattttctgagacccCAAGAAATTTCTAGTCCCCCTCCTTTGggtcccaggccccctttttgaccccatgcccaggtacgatgtaccccctgcgaccccctctaacggaccttgataagataggaaaatgtaagatcccaggaaatttgggggcaccttttggctcctgggtccctttTCTATacaccctctcatgggccctgtggCAGTTCACCCAAACCCCTCCTGGTAGGATACCCAAATGAGGAGTTACCTTAAGGTGGGACAAACAAGGATTCTCAGCTGTCATTCTTGTGAAGACCCTCAGAGGCCCTTCCTTCTAGAGAGTCCAGGTAAGCAAGTGGCAAACTTCAACATGCCAACCAGGCAAAATATGTTTAGTCCAGGAGATGCAGTTGATGTTGTAATGACCCCCAGGCAGTCATCAACAACAGGCAAcattctctctgccccccactccTCCTTGGTGGGAAACAGTTTCCCAAAGTGCTTCTGGATCAGACATAAAAGTTTTTCCGAGCCACGTCAGATGTGCTCTGCATTTTCCCCGGGTGATGGGCTGCCTTGCAATTAAAATGGCCATGGGTCAGAAAGCAGG from Tiliqua scincoides isolate rTilSci1 chromosome 9, rTilSci1.hap2, whole genome shotgun sequence includes these protein-coding regions:
- the LOC136660513 gene encoding claudin-16-like, whose amino-acid sequence is MAVILQLLSFCVALVSTFFLVVATWTDCWMVNADDSLEVSHKCRGLWRECVTNIQDGIKTCDQYDSILAEHPLKIVVTRALLITADLLSGFALGWLLLGLECIKFLKDKPQTKLKMCYLSGLVLGVGSVLGLVGSVWYAVDVYMERATLAWHSVFLGIHYDFGWSCWLGMAGSTGCFVASIVLTCCRYTFTAGAAPSRRPQRPRFHSRTVACKMYAVASRV